One region of Candidatus Omnitrophota bacterium genomic DNA includes:
- the larC gene encoding nickel pincer cofactor biosynthesis protein LarC, which yields MTHHKKILYLDCPSGISGDMFLGSLIDCGLDIRRLASQLRKIKIGVYKLAARKVSRAGVSGVKFDVIYKKHRGHEHTDDKTFKGIAKAINSSGLSSRVKETSVAVFTNLAKAESRAHGIPVGKVHFHEVGDIDSVVDIVGACVALEEMGIDEVYSSRLTVANPAPATAYLLQGIDISVAVSPFELATPTGAALLKTFSRSQIDIPAMKVLRAGFGAGSREIPGRPNLLKAIIGERRTNGDADIVTVLETNIDDMNTQVYGYLIDRLFEAGALDVYITPAIMKKSRPACVLTVLSGPSTAGVLSGIIFEETSTFGIRRHNAERLKLERKIVEVKTKYGNIKVKAGFYKDSLNICSPEYEDCKRIAGLKKVPFSAVRREAEAAARRNIKGEKRGFA from the coding sequence ATGACCCATCACAAAAAAATATTATACCTTGATTGCCCGAGCGGGATAAGCGGCGATATGTTCCTGGGGTCGCTCATAGATTGCGGCCTCGATATCAGGCGCCTCGCCTCGCAGCTGCGCAAGATTAAGATAGGCGTATATAAATTGGCGGCGCGCAAAGTCTCTCGCGCCGGCGTATCAGGCGTCAAATTCGACGTCATATATAAAAAGCACCGTGGGCACGAGCATACTGATGACAAGACATTCAAGGGCATCGCGAAGGCGATAAATTCATCAGGCCTCTCAAGCCGGGTCAAAGAAACATCCGTCGCGGTATTTACCAATCTCGCGAAAGCGGAGAGCAGGGCCCACGGGATCCCGGTTGGGAAGGTGCATTTCCACGAGGTCGGAGATATAGATTCCGTCGTGGATATAGTCGGCGCCTGCGTCGCTCTGGAGGAGATGGGAATAGATGAGGTTTATTCTTCGCGCCTCACTGTCGCCAATCCCGCTCCGGCGACCGCTTACCTGTTGCAGGGGATAGATATCTCCGTCGCCGTCTCGCCTTTTGAATTGGCCACACCCACAGGCGCCGCGCTCCTTAAGACATTTTCAAGATCACAGATCGATATACCGGCAATGAAGGTCCTCCGGGCCGGGTTCGGCGCCGGAAGCCGCGAGATCCCGGGCCGGCCGAACCTGCTCAAGGCGATAATAGGCGAGAGAAGGACAAACGGCGATGCGGATATCGTCACGGTATTGGAGACCAACATCGATGATATGAACACCCAGGTCTACGGGTATCTTATCGACAGGCTCTTTGAGGCGGGGGCGCTGGATGTTTATATCACGCCTGCGATAATGAAAAAATCGCGGCCCGCCTGCGTATTGACGGTCCTCTCCGGGCCCTCGACGGCCGGGGTTCTCTCGGGGATCATCTTCGAAGAGACGTCCACATTCGGCATCAGGCGGCATAACGCCGAACGGCTGAAACTTGAACGTAAAATAGTTGAAGTAAAGACAAAATATGGTAATATAAAGGTGAAGGCGGGCTTCTACAAGGACTCGCTTAATATCTGTTCTCCGGAATACGAAGATTGCAAAAGGATCGCGGGGCTCAAAAAGGTTCCTTTTTCGGCCGTTAGGCGCGAGGCCGAGGCCGCAGCGCGCAGGAACATAAAAGGGGAGAAGCGGGGATTTGCTTAA
- a CDS encoding ATPase, T2SS/T4P/T4SS family, with product MLNKSRLIAEYVRSIGILEESQVKNVLKSQVESGGRLSDILTGIGFLKIEQLRDLIVQEFSLARSPIFDMEIPFDVLQKVKPNIAYRHRMVPIKYADDVLTVATDDPINLLAQDNLEDLTGCKLNFVLTSETNLSIALEKHYGGSKNILDAVAQKKDSEIAVSFKGAAGEVAKEEEKEEAPIIKLVTQIIAEAVKNRASDIHVEPLEDKFRIRYRIDGVLHEVPGPPKQLQPSIISRLKIMAGMNIAEKRLPQDGRIRIHGAGKDLDLRVSTLPALYGESVVMRILDKSSFMLGLKELGFLHGDADTFERLIHLPYGMLLITGPTGSGKTTTLYASLSYINKPNKKLITIEDPVEYQISGINQVHVKPSIGLTFASGLRTMLRQAPDVIMVGEIRDFETASIAIQAALTGHLLFSTLHTNDAAGAFTRLIDMGVKSYLVSSTVQAVMAQRLVRKICDNCRENYQPSLEELYVLGYKQDDPKASEIKLWRGHGCKNCNYTGYRGRIGIFELLINTDEIREMIIKRLPSPEIRDAARKHGMKLLREDGLSKALEGITTISEVVRITHGYEE from the coding sequence TTGCTTAATAAGAGCAGGCTCATAGCCGAATACGTCAGGTCCATAGGGATCCTGGAAGAATCCCAGGTCAAGAACGTCCTTAAGTCACAGGTCGAATCAGGCGGCCGTCTCTCCGACATCCTCACCGGAATAGGTTTTTTAAAGATAGAGCAGCTCAGGGACCTCATCGTGCAGGAATTCTCCCTCGCCCGTTCCCCGATCTTCGACATGGAGATACCATTCGATGTGCTCCAGAAGGTAAAACCGAACATCGCCTACCGGCACAGGATGGTGCCTATTAAATACGCGGACGACGTGCTTACGGTCGCCACCGATGATCCCATAAATCTCCTCGCGCAGGATAATCTCGAAGACTTAACCGGGTGTAAATTAAATTTTGTCCTGACCTCGGAGACCAATCTTTCGATCGCGCTAGAAAAACATTACGGGGGCAGCAAGAACATCCTCGATGCGGTCGCGCAGAAAAAGGATTCGGAGATAGCGGTATCTTTCAAGGGAGCGGCCGGAGAGGTCGCCAAGGAAGAGGAGAAAGAGGAAGCCCCGATAATAAAACTGGTCACGCAGATAATCGCCGAGGCCGTAAAGAACCGTGCCTCGGATATCCATGTCGAGCCGCTCGAAGATAAATTCCGCATACGGTACAGGATAGACGGCGTCTTGCACGAAGTGCCGGGCCCGCCCAAGCAGCTGCAGCCGTCTATCATAAGCCGCCTGAAGATCATGGCCGGTATGAATATAGCGGAGAAGAGGTTGCCCCAGGACGGCAGGATAAGGATCCATGGCGCGGGAAAGGACCTCGACCTGCGTGTTTCCACGCTCCCTGCTCTTTATGGTGAAAGCGTGGTCATGAGGATCCTCGATAAATCGAGCTTCATGCTGGGCCTTAAGGAATTGGGATTTCTCCATGGGGACGCGGACACGTTTGAAAGGCTGATACATCTCCCTTACGGGATGTTGCTTATAACCGGTCCCACCGGCAGCGGCAAAACGACGACGTTATACGCCTCGCTTAGCTATATCAATAAGCCGAACAAAAAATTAATAACGATCGAGGACCCGGTCGAATACCAGATCTCAGGGATAAACCAGGTCCACGTCAAGCCTTCGATCGGCCTGACTTTCGCTTCCGGCCTCAGGACGATGCTGAGGCAGGCGCCCGACGTCATAATGGTCGGCGAGATACGCGATTTCGAGACGGCGTCTATCGCGATACAGGCGGCCCTGACCGGGCATCTCCTCTTCAGCACGCTCCATACCAACGACGCTGCCGGCGCTTTTACGCGCCTGATAGATATGGGCGTAAAATCGTATCTGGTGAGCTCTACGGTGCAGGCGGTCATGGCCCAGCGCCTCGTCAGGAAGATCTGCGACAACTGCAGGGAAAACTATCAACCGAGCCTAGAGGAATTATATGTGCTTGGTTACAAACAGGACGATCCGAAAGCAAGCGAGATAAAATTATGGCGCGGGCACGGCTGCAAGAACTGCAATTATACGGGCTACCGGGGAAGGATAGGCATTTTCGAGCTTCTTATCAATACCGACGAAATAAGGGAGATGATCATAAAGAGGCTGCCTTCTCCCGAGATCAGGGACGCGGCCCGGAAGCACGGCATGAAACTCCTGCGCGAGGACGGCCTCTCGAAAGCGCTGGAGGGCATAACCACTATATCTGAGGTCGTGCGCATAACGCACGGTTACGAGGAATAA
- the gspE gene encoding type II secretion system ATPase GspE, translated as MASEKDQQSKQEKFKKIGQMLLEKGLINDHQLEQALEEQKLTGKLLGRILIDMGLVKEEDILQVLGARSGFSVARLKGTKIPKEVIDKVPASVAKIYTIIPVAIDGNQLTVAIADPLNVAAFDDLRFTLGMNIKGVVASDEEIKEEIQKYYGAEGETIQDVLGVFGEKMELLPVGEEATDISTLQELASRAPVIKLLNMILLQGVKEKASDIHFEPFESDYRIRYRVDGVLYEVARPPKNLSLGLSSRIKVMANLDIAERRLPQDGRIMVTIEGKSVDLRISTLPTIFGESVVMRVLDRTTVSLSIDDVGMLEDTKKKIRALIIKPNGILLATGPTGCGKTTTLYGCMKEINKIEYKVITTEDPVEYDLKGVIQVPINAKIGLTFAASLRHILRQDPDIIMVGEIRDAETAQIAIQASLTGHLVFSTIHTNDAAGTITRLIDMGVEPFLVTSTLEAVLAQRLVRKICQFCKEEYTPEPEMLSDLGIKPEVAKGKKFYRGAGCVKCNNSGYKGRTGIFELLILNDKLRALIIEKAHTALIKEAAIEAGMKTLLNDGLEKVFLGATTLEEVLKEAQTAIL; from the coding sequence ATGGCTTCGGAAAAAGATCAACAGTCTAAACAGGAAAAATTCAAGAAGATAGGCCAGATGCTTCTCGAGAAAGGCCTTATAAATGACCATCAATTGGAACAGGCCCTCGAGGAACAGAAACTGACGGGAAAACTCCTGGGCCGGATCTTGATCGATATGGGGCTGGTCAAAGAGGAGGATATCCTCCAGGTCCTCGGCGCGCGCTCAGGCTTCTCGGTAGCAAGGCTTAAGGGTACGAAGATCCCGAAGGAGGTCATCGACAAGGTCCCGGCCTCGGTCGCCAAGATATATACTATCATTCCCGTCGCCATCGACGGTAACCAGCTCACCGTCGCTATCGCCGATCCGCTGAATGTGGCTGCCTTCGACGACCTGCGGTTTACCCTCGGGATGAACATCAAGGGCGTCGTAGCCAGTGATGAGGAGATAAAAGAGGAGATACAGAAATATTACGGCGCCGAGGGCGAGACGATACAGGATGTCCTGGGCGTATTCGGCGAAAAGATGGAACTCCTCCCGGTCGGAGAAGAAGCGACGGATATTTCCACGCTGCAGGAGCTCGCTTCCCGCGCCCCGGTCATAAAATTATTGAACATGATATTACTGCAGGGAGTCAAAGAGAAGGCCTCGGACATACATTTTGAGCCGTTCGAATCGGATTACAGGATAAGATACAGGGTAGACGGCGTCCTTTATGAGGTGGCGCGGCCCCCGAAGAACTTGAGCCTCGGACTTTCGTCGAGGATAAAGGTCATGGCGAACCTCGATATAGCCGAACGAAGGCTTCCCCAGGACGGGCGCATCATGGTCACGATAGAAGGAAAGAGCGTCGACCTCAGGATCTCGACATTGCCGACGATTTTCGGAGAGAGCGTCGTCATGAGGGTGCTCGACAGGACTACTGTCAGCCTTTCGATCGACGATGTGGGGATGCTCGAGGATACAAAGAAGAAGATACGCGCCCTGATCATCAAGCCCAACGGGATACTCCTAGCTACCGGGCCGACAGGCTGCGGCAAAACGACCACTTTGTACGGCTGTATGAAGGAGATAAACAAGATAGAATATAAGGTCATCACGACCGAGGATCCCGTCGAGTACGACCTTAAAGGCGTAATACAGGTGCCGATAAACGCCAAGATCGGCCTCACCTTCGCGGCATCGCTGCGCCACATCTTAAGGCAGGACCCCGATATAATCATGGTCGGCGAGATCCGCGACGCCGAAACCGCCCAGATAGCCATCCAGGCCTCGCTCACCGGACATCTCGTCTTCTCGACCATACACACCAATGACGCGGCAGGGACCATAACCAGGCTTATAGATATGGGCGTCGAGCCGTTCCTGGTGACCTCGACGCTCGAGGCTGTACTTGCCCAACGCCTAGTCAGGAAGATATGCCAGTTCTGCAAAGAGGAATATACGCCCGAGCCGGAGATGCTATCCGACCTGGGGATAAAGCCTGAAGTCGCGAAGGGGAAGAAGTTCTACAGGGGAGCCGGCTGCGTAAAATGCAATAATTCCGGATATAAAGGAAGGACCGGCATATTTGAGCTCCTTATCCTTAACGACAAGCTCAGGGCACTGATAATAGAGAAGGCCCATACCGCATTGATAAAAGAGGCCGCCATAGAGGCCGGCATGAAGACCCTTCTTAACGACGGCCTTGAAAAGGTATTCCTCGGCGCCACTACGCTCGAGGAGGTCCTTAAAGAAGCCCAGACTGCGATCCTTTGA
- a CDS encoding type II secretion system F family protein: MAIFNYVAIDKDGKEIKGRLEVNSNDEVVTQLRQKGLYPVSVSEEKSKTPAAGAVKDLRESPAPANKVSILNLSLGGVSQKQVTVFTRQLATLIGSGLPLVRALYVLERQEKGALKTTIRGLAEQVEGGSSFSEALSKYPKAFPPLYVNTVKAGETGGVLEVVLTRLAEFAEKSQKLNSRIKAALIYPALVLTLALSVLFFLITFIVPKFMQIFKEMNVELPTPTKVLLFVSSLMKDRWFVGLGIIIFVIVTYTILSKVAATRLVIDRIKLELPVMGPLIRRIAIARFSRTLGTLLSSGVPILQSLMVAKDTTGNEVMARSIVHVHDSVREGETVAKPLLKAGLFPAMAVNMISVGEETGALDQMLLKIADVYDEEVDVTVTGLMSLLEPFLIIGMGLIVGFIVVSMFMPLFNLITALGGNG; this comes from the coding sequence ATGGCAATATTCAATTACGTGGCTATCGACAAGGACGGGAAAGAGATAAAAGGCAGGCTAGAGGTCAACTCTAACGATGAGGTGGTGACCCAGCTCCGCCAAAAGGGGCTTTATCCGGTAAGCGTAAGCGAGGAGAAGTCGAAAACGCCCGCCGCCGGCGCGGTTAAAGACCTGCGTGAAAGCCCTGCCCCGGCTAATAAAGTATCTATACTGAATCTCTCGTTGGGAGGGGTCAGCCAGAAGCAGGTGACCGTTTTTACGAGGCAGCTGGCCACGCTTATCGGGTCAGGCCTTCCTCTCGTGCGCGCGCTTTACGTCCTTGAGCGCCAGGAGAAAGGGGCCCTGAAAACGACCATCCGCGGCCTGGCCGAACAGGTAGAGGGCGGCAGTTCTTTTTCCGAAGCGCTCTCGAAATATCCGAAGGCTTTCCCTCCGCTTTATGTAAATACGGTCAAGGCCGGCGAGACCGGCGGCGTCCTTGAAGTCGTCCTGACGCGCCTGGCTGAATTCGCCGAGAAGTCACAGAAGCTGAACAGCAGGATAAAGGCCGCCCTTATATATCCCGCCCTTGTCCTGACGTTGGCGCTTTCGGTCTTATTTTTCCTGATAACTTTCATAGTCCCGAAATTCATGCAGATATTCAAAGAGATGAACGTCGAACTGCCGACCCCGACAAAGGTGCTCCTCTTCGTCAGCAGTTTGATGAAAGACAGATGGTTTGTCGGGCTCGGGATCATTATTTTTGTCATCGTGACCTATACGATATTGTCCAAGGTAGCGGCGACGAGGCTGGTGATCGACAGGATAAAATTGGAGCTTCCGGTAATGGGGCCGTTGATCCGCAGGATAGCCATCGCGCGTTTCTCGAGGACTCTGGGCACTTTGCTTTCGAGCGGCGTCCCCATCCTCCAGTCGCTTATGGTCGCAAAAGATACGACCGGTAACGAGGTCATGGCGCGCTCGATAGTCCATGTCCACGACAGCGTACGCGAGGGAGAGACTGTGGCCAAGCCGCTTTTAAAGGCCGGCTTGTTCCCGGCGATGGCCGTCAACATGATATCTGTCGGCGAGGAGACCGGCGCTCTCGACCAGATGCTCCTCAAGATCGCGGACGTCTATGATGAAGAGGTGGATGTCACGGTAACGGGCCTTATGTCGTTATTGGAACCTTTCCTTATTATCGGCATGGGCCTGATCGTCGGTTTTATAGTAGTTTCGATGTTTATGCCGCTCTTCAACCTCATAACCGCATTGGGAGGGAATGGTTAA
- a CDS encoding type II secretion system protein GspG encodes MEKRKGGFTIIELIVVMTIILILAGLITGAAQKAKQQAMVAKARSMIAGLETSLGMFQADTGIYPATGNLYSNLTSSAGLTTAQAANWAGPYMNFQTNEVNTVAGTILDPWNNAYHYANTGAAAHGFDHYIDIWSNGPNKVDNSGAGDDVTNWRR; translated from the coding sequence ATGGAAAAACGTAAAGGCGGGTTTACGATAATAGAGTTGATAGTCGTCATGACGATCATCCTTATATTGGCTGGCCTTATAACCGGCGCCGCGCAGAAGGCGAAGCAGCAGGCTATGGTGGCCAAGGCTAGGTCGATGATCGCCGGCCTGGAGACGTCGCTTGGGATGTTCCAGGCGGATACGGGGATATATCCCGCCACCGGCAATTTGTACTCGAACCTTACCAGTTCCGCCGGCCTTACGACCGCCCAGGCTGCGAATTGGGCCGGGCCTTACATGAATTTCCAGACGAATGAAGTAAATACCGTCGCCGGCACTATACTCGACCCCTGGAACAACGCCTATCATTACGCTAATACCGGCGCGGCCGCGCACGGTTTCGATCATTACATTGATATCTGGTCCAACGGCCCTAACAAAGTGGACAATAGCGGCGCGGGCGACGATGTAACCAACTGGAGAAGATAG
- a CDS encoding prepilin-type N-terminal cleavage/methylation domain-containing protein: MRKGFTLIEIVISLAILAVGLVGILSLFPIGFDSARRSMNSTQVAIFANEKLEELRNTGFPSLGVTSGAFSDASYAWSQSVSTVDAIDALRKVDLTVTWEYRSRPYQQVFTTYVATR, from the coding sequence ATGAGAAAAGGTTTTACGTTAATCGAGATAGTCATATCGCTCGCGATACTCGCTGTAGGGTTGGTGGGCATATTGTCGCTTTTTCCGATAGGTTTTGACTCGGCTAGGCGCTCGATGAATTCCACGCAGGTCGCGATCTTTGCCAATGAGAAGCTCGAAGAACTGAGGAACACCGGATTTCCCTCTTTAGGCGTCACGAGCGGGGCCTTCTCCGACGCGTCTTATGCGTGGTCGCAGAGCGTTTCAACCGTAGACGCGATCGACGCATTAAGGAAGGTGGATCTGACGGTAACCTGGGAATACAGGAGCCGCCCTTACCAGCAGGTATTCACGACCTATGTGGCGACCAGATAG
- a CDS encoding prepilin-type N-terminal cleavage/methylation domain-containing protein: protein MWRPDRYIRRNSSGLTLVEILVVAVIFSILVTSLFTVFRGGLDSWHKAETILDMYQNARFALDIMEREIASACLYQESSNTAYWTKFEGYRYPSVSGLKTGSAGDEIFFVAPIANNSAKQDLCEAGYWLRNDNRLMHHFEYFDGSVVPVAYDFSKKADGSADTGASDTTVARNVTALQFTYYYRHAAAAAPDFDTPALHTWNSGSDNPGGRAENYDSDGNAKNPDGLPDAVEISITLQSKDGSQTKTFTDFIRIVGAR, encoded by the coding sequence ATGTGGCGACCAGATAGATATATAAGAAGGAATAGCTCCGGCCTGACCTTGGTCGAGATCCTCGTCGTGGCCGTCATCTTCTCCATACTAGTTACCTCCCTGTTTACGGTCTTCAGGGGCGGGCTCGATTCCTGGCACAAGGCCGAGACGATCCTAGATATGTACCAGAACGCTAGGTTCGCGCTCGACATAATGGAGAGGGAGATAGCCTCCGCCTGCCTCTACCAGGAAAGCTCCAACACCGCATACTGGACTAAATTCGAGGGTTATCGTTATCCCTCCGTGTCCGGCCTAAAGACCGGCTCCGCAGGCGACGAGATCTTTTTCGTCGCGCCGATAGCGAATAATTCGGCCAAGCAGGACCTATGCGAAGCCGGATATTGGCTCAGGAACGATAACCGCCTCATGCACCATTTCGAGTATTTCGACGGAAGCGTAGTGCCGGTTGCCTATGATTTTTCAAAGAAGGCCGACGGTTCCGCGGATACCGGGGCATCCGATACCACAGTCGCCCGCAATGTCACGGCTTTGCAGTTTACTTATTATTACAGGCATGCGGCCGCCGCCGCGCCGGATTTCGATACTCCGGCATTGCATACATGGAATTCCGGATCGGATAATCCGGGAGGAAGGGCCGAGAACTACGATTCGGACGGAAACGCTAAGAATCCCGACGGCTTGCCTGACGCGGTGGAAATATCCATAACGCTGCAGAGCAAGGACGGCAGCCAGACAAAGACCTTTACGGATTTCATAAGGATCGTAGGTGCGAGATGA
- a CDS encoding PA14 domain-containing protein — MKETSPKYKKKRGVALIISVGILALIAMIATSFAINMQIEYRAAANFMYYTVAKELSGAGLDKTIADIRALAANNSYDDVMTTINASPYADPGTEVNLAEGSYQVYVEREDQKININALDETDYPWIDELKSKGLSYDDIAKIINYRVPETEYSSITSVLTATGPQSCNSGTIQKHGPYATVEELRLVLNDDVKYNAIKDFVTVYAPVIPGGLTGKYYSQPDNTVWDKNSILGLGNFCGKVVEFRALKEAKDSGSDPWPPSGTFPGADGDWNGWSEAHDAEFAGGYIAADWTWRSGLDYFGAVFTGYIYIPQDKVNQDITFKMRSENGCRLFIDGTKLIEDWTDRNMGGWPSDNVLVAPVVVFSRAGWHSIRVEYYNKENQNTVQLKWDAYGSDDYVPAEYFGYNPSSFYGDIAVDSNPVTTPKTYRAASRLGTDYNSAGILKIVSTGKTKKNGVVVAEKKTASVIQVFNTLTQSTRAEFWAPWFSLYNNFSDGEVRNVTWLDSCPTSQDGFDGSKMNWEGNYTTTPDSVKLGYWDNFNDDIAYTAIILKGGYVTKLFGIAWWDWDVHTFPSTHEHWLPRGRIDGEDATAINWDGDYVWPCTFGDFSVPEGFKEDGINGTYCLRMDVPGYYYDGCRAEERQAELNSYYYKADSPLGYDIFARSYVYDNGQKQTWDSNWQRPPSQRLANPGYASHIPSFLTGYLILKTDPPYTTDHQTKPGDVYYTFVQNGTDWFGSSDSDASVIYCPGKTDSTVGACYSWNEDTQQTQYYILAAIGVGTTYKAYYSYTTQDGSGWVTTGASGTGSASKAGVVAFRANNIYYVDLDLFWQGDPPYTNEVFVDMVYDRTDGITDNNPRYIGSTSECVTDFDNVRVIYPKGYIVSAPLIAKPPSDNANIIWDTITWNDANPNPANTSITMYARAADTPSASDDFSTEYSKGDSLSSLSGGKFQYKALLGTTALNPNDYSASSSTPVLKGVTVMYHRPKARVFYQQ; from the coding sequence ATGAAAGAGACTAGCCCCAAATACAAAAAGAAGAGAGGCGTAGCCCTCATAATCTCGGTGGGCATCCTGGCGCTCATCGCGATGATAGCCACGAGTTTCGCTATAAACATGCAGATCGAGTATAGGGCCGCGGCGAATTTTATGTATTATACCGTAGCTAAAGAGCTATCCGGCGCGGGCCTTGATAAGACGATTGCCGATATCCGGGCTTTGGCGGCAAACAACAGTTACGACGACGTCATGACTACCATAAATGCATCTCCTTACGCCGACCCGGGGACCGAGGTGAATTTAGCGGAGGGAAGCTATCAGGTCTATGTGGAGCGGGAGGACCAGAAGATAAACATAAACGCCCTTGATGAGACCGATTATCCGTGGATAGATGAGTTGAAAAGCAAGGGCCTTTCATACGATGACATCGCGAAGATAATCAATTATCGCGTTCCGGAGACGGAGTATAGCAGTATCACCTCTGTATTGACCGCCACCGGCCCTCAGTCCTGTAACAGCGGCACCATCCAGAAGCACGGGCCTTACGCAACAGTCGAAGAATTGCGGCTTGTCCTTAACGACGACGTCAAATATAATGCCATAAAAGACTTCGTTACCGTCTATGCCCCGGTGATACCGGGAGGGCTTACCGGTAAGTATTACTCCCAACCCGATAATACGGTGTGGGATAAAAACTCGATCCTGGGCCTTGGTAATTTTTGCGGCAAAGTCGTGGAATTTCGCGCCCTTAAAGAGGCGAAGGACTCCGGTTCAGACCCCTGGCCTCCTTCCGGGACGTTCCCGGGCGCCGACGGGGATTGGAACGGATGGAGCGAGGCGCACGACGCGGAATTTGCGGGGGGTTATATAGCCGCTGACTGGACGTGGCGGTCGGGATTGGATTATTTCGGCGCGGTATTCACCGGCTATATATACATACCTCAGGATAAGGTAAATCAGGATATAACCTTCAAGATGCGCAGCGAGAACGGCTGCAGGCTTTTTATAGACGGGACAAAATTGATCGAAGATTGGACCGACAGGAACATGGGCGGCTGGCCGTCAGATAATGTCCTTGTCGCTCCGGTTGTTGTCTTCAGCCGCGCCGGCTGGCACTCGATAAGGGTCGAATACTACAACAAAGAGAACCAAAATACGGTCCAGCTTAAATGGGACGCCTACGGTTCTGATGATTACGTTCCGGCCGAATACTTCGGATATAATCCCTCTTCTTTTTACGGGGATATCGCGGTCGACTCGAACCCGGTGACGACGCCTAAGACATACAGGGCTGCCTCCAGGCTCGGGACGGATTATAACTCGGCCGGTATCCTGAAGATAGTCTCTACAGGGAAGACGAAAAAGAACGGAGTCGTCGTAGCCGAAAAGAAGACGGCCTCGGTCATCCAGGTCTTTAATACCCTTACGCAATCGACGCGGGCGGAATTTTGGGCGCCGTGGTTCTCGCTCTACAACAATTTCAGCGATGGGGAGGTAAGGAACGTGACCTGGCTCGATTCGTGTCCGACCAGCCAGGATGGTTTCGACGGCAGCAAGATGAATTGGGAGGGGAATTACACGACCACCCCCGATTCCGTCAAGCTCGGATACTGGGATAACTTCAACGACGATATTGCCTACACCGCGATAATATTGAAGGGGGGATATGTAACGAAGTTATTCGGTATAGCGTGGTGGGATTGGGATGTTCACACATTTCCCAGCACCCATGAACACTGGCTTCCTAGGGGAAGAATAGACGGTGAAGATGCAACTGCTATAAATTGGGACGGCGATTATGTGTGGCCCTGCACTTTCGGCGATTTTTCCGTCCCGGAAGGGTTCAAGGAAGATGGCATTAATGGCACGTATTGCCTCAGAATGGATGTACCGGGATATTATTACGATGGATGCAGGGCTGAGGAAAGGCAAGCTGAATTAAACAGTTATTACTACAAAGCAGACTCGCCGTTGGGCTACGATATCTTCGCCAGGTCTTATGTCTATGACAACGGACAGAAGCAGACATGGGACAGCAACTGGCAACGGCCTCCAAGCCAGCGCTTGGCTAATCCGGGATATGCCTCCCATATTCCGTCATTTTTGACGGGGTATCTCATCCTCAAGACCGATCCGCCGTATACAACTGACCATCAGACAAAACCCGGAGACGTTTATTATACTTTTGTCCAAAACGGGACCGACTGGTTCGGTTCCTCCGACTCGGATGCGAGCGTAATATATTGTCCAGGCAAGACAGACTCGACAGTCGGCGCCTGTTATTCCTGGAATGAGGATACGCAACAGACGCAGTACTACATATTAGCGGCGATAGGGGTGGGAACCACGTATAAGGCTTATTATTCCTATACTACTCAGGATGGTTCCGGTTGGGTCACCACGGGAGCATCCGGAACAGGCAGCGCGTCTAAAGCAGGTGTCGTAGCATTCCGGGCAAACAATATATATTATGTCGATCTCGACTTATTCTGGCAGGGGGACCCTCCCTACACCAATGAAGTATTCGTCGATATGGTATACGACAGGACTGACGGGATCACCGACAATAACCCCAGATATATTGGCAGCACCAGCGAATGCGTGACCGACTTCGATAACGTCAGGGTCATATATCCAAAGGGTTATATAGTATCCGCGCCGCTTATAGCTAAGCCTCCTTCGGATAACGCCAATATAATATGGGATACGATAACGTGGAATGATGCGAACCCGAATCCTGCCAATACCTCAATAACGATGTATGCCAGGGCGGCCGACACCCCTTCCGCAAGCGATGATTTCTCGACTGAATACTCCAAAGGGGACTCATTGTCATCCCTTTCAGGCGGTAAGTTCCAGTATAAGGCTTTATTGGGCACGACAGCGTTGAACCCTAATGACTATTCGGCCAGCAGCTCCACGCCTGTCCTGAAGGGCGTCACCGTGATGTACCACCGGCCGAAAGCCCGGGTATTTTACCAGCAGTAG